One segment of Gemmatimonadales bacterium DNA contains the following:
- a CDS encoding EAL domain-containing protein, with translation MGLLAVSIAQFSKLELVYGWETFDNVVRGFATCLKAIKEESLRKDDAIAALTLNGNVFILMLSPPRKKKTLGDRDLVRIKNRVVEKLDAYVAQALAPELVYRFKYFIGCAVMKRDPSVRLERLLYLSIDEALSEATSEREKLVGRRARAVREILNRRRITTLYQPIVDVRTRAIIGYEALSRGPEGEFASPDVLFRVAYESELVFKLDRLCRERALLGFRKMQGDQLLFINMEPLSIFDPMLPAKVSTRHVARTVFEITEHAAIADFTTFRQAVQLVKRSGFKFALDDVGSAYSGLRIITEIEPDFIKLDMELTRAAHGSRVKMELIRAVAGFCAEAGVPMIVEGVETPEELQAVTKLGIHLVQGYMIGRPARVPADAPAMLPDLPAPVVGPRADA, from the coding sequence GTGGGCCTCCTGGCGGTCAGCATCGCGCAGTTCTCCAAGCTCGAGCTGGTCTACGGCTGGGAGACGTTCGACAACGTGGTGCGCGGATTCGCCACCTGCCTCAAGGCCATCAAGGAAGAGTCGCTGCGCAAGGATGACGCGATCGCGGCGCTGACCCTCAACGGCAACGTCTTCATCCTCATGCTCTCGCCGCCCCGGAAAAAAAAGACCCTCGGCGACCGTGACCTGGTGCGCATCAAGAACCGCGTCGTCGAGAAGCTCGACGCCTACGTGGCCCAGGCGCTGGCTCCCGAGCTGGTCTACCGCTTCAAGTACTTCATCGGCTGTGCGGTGATGAAGAGGGACCCCTCGGTGCGGCTCGAGCGGCTGCTGTACCTCTCCATCGACGAGGCGCTCAGCGAGGCGACGTCCGAACGGGAGAAGCTGGTGGGCCGCCGGGCCCGCGCCGTGCGCGAGATTCTGAACCGGCGGCGCATCACGACACTGTACCAGCCGATCGTGGACGTGCGGACCCGCGCCATCATCGGGTACGAAGCCCTGAGCCGCGGCCCCGAGGGCGAGTTCGCGTCGCCCGACGTGCTCTTCCGGGTGGCCTACGAGTCGGAACTCGTGTTCAAGCTCGACCGTCTCTGCCGCGAACGGGCGCTGCTCGGATTCCGCAAGATGCAGGGCGACCAGCTGCTGTTCATCAACATGGAGCCGCTCTCCATTTTCGATCCCATGCTGCCCGCGAAGGTATCCACGCGCCACGTCGCCCGGACGGTCTTCGAGATCACCGAGCACGCCGCGATCGCCGACTTCACCACCTTCCGCCAGGCCGTGCAGCTGGTCAAGCGCTCCGGCTTCAAATTCGCATTGGACGATGTCGGCTCGGCGTATTCGGGGCTGCGTATCATCACGGAGATCGAGCCGGATTTCATCAAGCTCGACATGGAGCTGACGCGCGCCGCGCACGGCAGCCGCGTGAAGATGGAGCTGATCCGGGCCGTGGCCGGATTCTGCGCCGAGGCCGGTGTGCCGATGATCGTGGAGGGTGTTGAAACGCCGGAAGAGCTGCAGGCGGTCACTAAGCTCGGCATTCACCTGGTGCAAGGATACATGATCGGGAGGCCGGCGCGGGTGCCCGCGGACGCGCCGGCGATGCTGCCGGACCTGCCCGCTCCCGTCGTCGGCCCTCGCGCCGACGCGTAG
- the rfaD gene encoding ADP-glyceromanno-heptose 6-epimerase, protein MGLFIVTGGAGFIGSTIVRALNDAGTSDIVVVDDLTHGSKHANLADCRITDLLDRREFLDRVERCAFDATVEAVLHQGACTDTMERDEGLMMEHNFRSSEVLLRWVVPAGIPFVYASSAAVYGGSTAFAEEERNERPLNIYGQSKLRFDQLVRGALPEARATVVGLRYFNVYGPREAHKGRMASVVFQMARQLRETGEVRLFVGTGGYADGEQRRDFVYVEDIVRVNLFFARGPVRKGVVNCGTGKSRSFNDVARALIAAHGSGTIQYTALPDGLESQYQSFTEADLAGLRRLGYEASWLDVEEGVRRYYGALSGAEPARGAGS, encoded by the coding sequence ATGGGCCTGTTCATTGTCACCGGCGGAGCCGGCTTTATCGGCAGCACCATCGTCCGGGCGCTCAACGACGCCGGGACGAGCGACATCGTCGTAGTGGACGATCTCACCCATGGCTCGAAACACGCAAACCTGGCCGACTGCCGGATCACCGACCTCCTCGACCGGCGGGAGTTCCTGGACCGGGTCGAGCGCTGCGCGTTCGACGCCACGGTCGAGGCCGTGCTGCACCAGGGGGCGTGCACCGACACGATGGAGCGGGACGAAGGCCTCATGATGGAGCACAACTTCCGCTCCTCGGAGGTGTTGCTGCGTTGGGTCGTCCCCGCCGGGATCCCCTTCGTCTACGCCTCGAGCGCCGCCGTGTACGGCGGGAGCACGGCGTTCGCCGAGGAGGAGCGGAACGAGCGCCCCCTGAACATCTATGGCCAATCCAAGCTCCGGTTCGACCAGCTGGTCCGCGGCGCGCTGCCCGAAGCCAGGGCCACGGTCGTCGGGCTGCGCTACTTCAACGTCTACGGGCCGCGCGAGGCTCACAAGGGACGCATGGCCTCGGTGGTGTTCCAGATGGCCCGGCAGCTACGGGAGACGGGCGAGGTCAGGCTGTTCGTGGGCACCGGCGGCTACGCCGACGGCGAGCAGCGGCGGGACTTCGTCTACGTCGAGGACATCGTGCGCGTGAACTTGTTTTTCGCCCGGGGACCGGTCCGCAAGGGGGTCGTCAACTGCGGGACGGGCAAGAGCCGCAGTTTCAACGACGTGGCGCGCGCGCTCATCGCTGCGCACGGCTCGGGTACCATCCAGTACACCGCGCTGCCCGACGGACTGGAGTCGCAATACCAGAGTTTCACCGAAGCGGATCTCGCCGGGCTGCGGCGGCTGGGCTACGAGGCGTCATGGCTCGATGTGGAGGAAGGCGTGCGGCGCTACTACGGGGCGCTGAGCGGCGCCGAGCCGGCGCGGGGGGCCGGGAGTTGA
- a CDS encoding HD domain-containing phosphohydrolase produces MTRSFPEGPLGSVAASRLFPRVLIVDDDRLTLAVMRDTANGLGLQVETAASLTDARHQLASASFDLLLVDAYLPDGIGMDLVAGSGLDTPCIVISSRADTEVGARAIEAGALDFLVKPFDGHELGIRLALAAERLRVREFELGMRAELEVAVQDRTRNLHDALRRVEQLYRETTDLLASALEARDAATHHHSMRVATYSVQLAKELGIGGESLRQIEWGALLHDVGKIAVPDHVLRKTGPLSPEERAIVNQHPEVGYRMVRKVGFLNEAADMVVAHQERLDGSGYPRGLKGEAIPLSARIFGVADTVDAITSDRPYRAAQSFAVARTELLKEAGRTLDPKVVEAYAKVPDEAWAEVRSRAEFRARQSGITGEFLRV; encoded by the coding sequence ATGACGAGAAGCTTTCCGGAGGGCCCGCTGGGATCCGTCGCCGCCAGCAGGCTCTTCCCCCGGGTGCTGATCGTGGATGACGATCGCCTCACCCTTGCCGTGATGCGCGACACCGCGAACGGGCTCGGGCTCCAGGTCGAAACCGCCGCCAGCCTGACCGACGCGCGCCACCAGCTGGCCAGCGCCTCGTTCGACCTGCTCCTCGTGGACGCGTACCTCCCCGACGGGATCGGCATGGACCTCGTCGCGGGGTCGGGCCTCGACACGCCGTGCATCGTGATCTCGAGCCGCGCCGACACGGAGGTCGGTGCGCGCGCCATCGAGGCGGGTGCGCTCGACTTCCTGGTCAAGCCCTTCGACGGGCACGAGCTCGGCATCCGCCTCGCGCTCGCGGCCGAGCGGCTGCGGGTGCGCGAGTTCGAGCTCGGCATGCGCGCGGAGCTCGAGGTGGCGGTGCAGGACCGCACCCGCAACCTGCACGACGCGCTGCGGCGGGTCGAGCAGCTCTACCGCGAGACGACGGACCTGCTGGCCTCGGCGCTCGAGGCGCGTGACGCCGCGACCCACCACCACTCGATGCGCGTCGCCACCTACTCGGTGCAGCTCGCCAAGGAGCTGGGCATCGGTGGCGAGTCGCTGCGCCAGATCGAGTGGGGCGCTCTCCTCCACGACGTCGGCAAGATCGCCGTCCCCGACCACGTGCTGCGCAAGACGGGCCCCCTGTCCCCGGAGGAGCGGGCCATCGTCAACCAGCACCCCGAAGTGGGCTACCGGATGGTGCGCAAGGTGGGGTTCCTGAACGAGGCCGCCGACATGGTGGTGGCCCACCAGGAGCGGCTGGACGGCTCCGGCTACCCCCGCGGCCTGAAGGGTGAAGCGATTCCGCTGAGCGCCCGGATCTTTGGCGTGGCCGACACGGTCGACGCCATCACGTCCGACCGGCCGTACCGCGCGGCGCAGTCGTTCGCCGTGGCGCGCACCGAGTTGCTCAAGGAGGCGGGCCGCACGCTCGACCCGAAGGTCGTCGAGGCCTACGCCAAGGTCCCCGACGAAGCGTGGGCGGAGGTCCGGTCGCGGGCGGAGTTCCGCGCCCGGCAGAGCGGTATCACAGGCGAGTTCCTGCGGGTCTGA